A window from Malassezia japonica chromosome 1, complete sequence encodes these proteins:
- the scn1 gene encoding Cut9-interacting protein scn1 (BUSCO:EOG09262X01; COG:L; EggNog:ENOG503NY4H), which translates to MATDSIDQPWVARLAREGLYNVVPCFGFHPWYSHTLSLEDPAPEKRAHYTALFGEGDAEMCALYDALPTPRPLREALAEVEAYLEEFPGALLGEVGLDRSFRLPDPRADAPHKLTRLQTPIAHQRTVLRAQVDIACKLRRSVSMHSVRAAGQTTDFLAEMATEPSFKIIHLVLHSCTLSPESIMAVQRKHSNVYVSFSTTINKRQPKLEAQILACDPLRLLSESDHNTCTQLAPRTHEVVMYLASVLDEDPATYGSQLAGSFFRFRAACC; encoded by the exons ATGGCCACCGACTCGATCGACCAGCCGTGggtcgcgcggctcgcaCGAGAAGGGCTGTACAACGTCGTGCCTTGCTTTG GATTCCATCCTTGGTATTCGCATACTCTCTCTCTCGAGGACCCCGCGCCGGAAAAGAGAGCGCACTACacggcgctctttggcgaaggcgacgccgagatGTGCGCGCTCTATGACGCCCTGcccacgccgaggccacTACGCGAGGCACTCGCCGAGGTAGAGGCATACCTCGAAGAGTTTCCAggtgcgctcctcggcgaggtcggcctcgaccgCAGCTTTCGGCTACCGGATCCCCGCGCGGATGCGCCACACAAACTCACACGGCTCCAGACCCCGATTGCGCACCAGCGCACAGTCCtgcgcgcgcaggtcgaTATCGCATGCAAGCTGCGTCGCAGCGTGAGCATGCATagcgtgcgtgcggcgggcCAGACGACCGATTTTCTCGCAGAGATGGCCACCGAGCCGTCGTTCAAGATAATTC ATCTCGTGCTGCATAGCTGCACACTAAGTCCCGAGAGCATCAtggcggtgcagcgcaagcactCCAATGTCTATGTCTCGTTTTCCAC TACGATCAACAAGCGGCAGCCGAAATTGGAGGCCCAGATCCTGGCATGCGACCCCCTGCGTCTGCTGAGCGAGTCAGACCACAATACCTGTACGCAGCTTGCGCCACGCACGCACGAGGTCGTGATGTACCTCGCCTCGGTCCTTGACGAGGACCCCGCGACGTACGGCTCGCAGCTCGCGGGCAGCTTTTTCAGGTTTAGAGCGGCATGTTGCTAA